A region of Thiofilum sp. DNA encodes the following proteins:
- a CDS encoding FimV/HubP family polar landmark protein, whose amino-acid sequence MNKQALSLAMFVAGGVYPAVSNALSLGDIESNSNLNQPLKAQIELLSTNAQEAQQLQVRLAPPSVFNRVGIDRPAYLESLRFSTTIRNGKPVIVVSSDVPIDEPFVNFLVEVSWPQGQLLKEYTVMLDPPVLMQPGNTSTAEATVRAEPSAGGRVARPAPQQAQAQQPTRVATAPQQPRAAQPQPVQRERVAPRPVEAQPQPVAQAQPQPVQAQQPARPARRAAANRTYRVRAGDTLYGIAEKARPRELTTDQMMIALYRANPNAFIRNNINGLKRGAVLRAPTMEAAQSVAPTTARQQVRQQHADWKEFRSRAAATTVAQEGNNTTRTPATNAAQTTKPATPQQPDKPNTKPRLEVLGGNQEATPSNNATAAAGQARLQELEKQLSLTRESISARQRENTELRSRLSDLESMLEKKNRLVAMGNSQMADLQNSLGNNANPNATTSTPIANGTEAAVNPIPAQPNTTTATQLPSMQAGVAPNATTPTLPNNGTLPNVGATTANGTVLPPVTPNAEGANLQQTVGNMAANQNNTINRTVPPVNQGSVTQPNTPKPNEVKPTPAFTDETAEGNDLLSMLTSPLALQIGAGSLLGLLGLGLLWRFLGRRRQKVVNNDAIFDLEDDIADPTKGEKLHGADVFANLEDEIKHAEQRHDVPVRGAAVGVGAGSTKVTDTTLDTKHAAPSEEDDVLMESNVYIAYGLHQQAESELKKAIEKHPQRLEYRHKLLENYFAANNRAAFDQTAQEFMAQSGVNKQRLWDDIVVWGRKISPDNSLYAANTSQTVTSELGANRVATTAGAAAASVGAVAVANAALKADDDDFDDYDLDLPDLDLPQVSSQLKADLGQTNLSNSNLTANNATKTDDLAGINLTKTDKETTYSAPTINQITDELDDFDFDLDFDEPKLPTSTLKTDAPRPTASSMLDELDSLDFDTDPLPVVEPKTPEKGIVNLFDELDLAGDTVANKAQQVAGQAGSALNATAAAAGQGLDTLGGKVGAAATAAVAGAGALAAGVMNAASNSKAAQAADQALDEFDELDDADYSALDDLLKEHNLTLADSAADANKAALVANTANVANVVGSTKPKVTDLELHIKDNDLNKILPENNFYTKSANSASNVAPVHATTATEEEWLGDIDDALSFLDLPDEEIDLHEAHISTKLDLARAYLDMGDIEGARSTLEEVVVEGNDDQRREAQQLLHQAG is encoded by the coding sequence GTGAATAAGCAGGCTCTAAGTTTAGCCATGTTCGTCGCTGGAGGTGTATATCCAGCGGTGTCCAATGCGCTGAGTCTAGGCGATATTGAGTCTAACTCCAACCTGAACCAACCGCTGAAAGCGCAAATTGAGCTGCTTTCAACCAATGCTCAGGAAGCTCAACAATTACAGGTTCGTCTTGCACCTCCTAGTGTGTTTAATCGCGTTGGTATTGACCGCCCTGCCTATCTAGAAAGCTTAAGGTTTTCAACTACTATTAGAAACGGTAAGCCCGTTATTGTAGTGTCCTCTGATGTACCCATTGATGAACCCTTTGTCAATTTTCTAGTAGAAGTAAGCTGGCCTCAGGGACAGTTATTAAAAGAATATACCGTGATGCTTGATCCTCCGGTATTAATGCAGCCGGGCAATACCAGTACTGCTGAAGCAACAGTACGTGCTGAGCCTAGTGCAGGTGGTCGAGTAGCGCGTCCAGCACCGCAGCAAGCCCAAGCACAACAACCTACGCGTGTTGCCACTGCTCCACAACAACCTAGAGCAGCCCAGCCGCAACCCGTACAACGTGAGCGCGTAGCGCCACGCCCAGTTGAAGCTCAGCCGCAGCCCGTTGCTCAAGCCCAGCCCCAACCCGTACAAGCACAACAGCCTGCACGCCCCGCGAGACGTGCAGCAGCTAACCGTACTTATCGAGTCCGTGCGGGTGATACCTTATATGGTATTGCGGAAAAAGCTCGTCCTAGAGAGCTAACAACTGATCAAATGATGATTGCACTGTATCGTGCGAATCCTAATGCCTTTATTCGTAATAATATTAATGGCTTGAAACGCGGAGCAGTATTACGTGCTCCTACTATGGAGGCTGCACAAAGTGTTGCCCCCACTACCGCTCGCCAACAAGTGCGCCAGCAGCATGCGGATTGGAAAGAGTTTCGTAGTCGGGCGGCCGCTACTACGGTGGCACAAGAAGGTAACAATACTACTCGCACTCCTGCTACGAATGCCGCTCAAACCACTAAACCAGCTACACCTCAACAGCCAGATAAGCCTAATACTAAACCACGTTTAGAGGTATTAGGAGGCAATCAAGAGGCGACTCCCAGTAATAATGCGACCGCTGCCGCCGGTCAGGCTCGCTTACAAGAGTTAGAAAAACAGCTTTCCTTGACTCGTGAATCGATTTCAGCGCGGCAACGTGAAAACACCGAGTTACGCTCACGCTTATCTGATTTAGAGTCAATGTTGGAGAAGAAAAATCGTCTAGTGGCTATGGGTAATAGCCAAATGGCTGATTTACAAAATTCTCTAGGTAATAACGCTAACCCTAATGCGACTACTTCAACACCTATAGCTAATGGTACGGAGGCTGCTGTTAATCCCATACCGGCTCAACCTAATACCACGACGGCTACTCAACTGCCTTCGATGCAGGCGGGTGTTGCACCTAATGCAACTACTCCAACCCTTCCCAATAATGGCACTTTACCTAATGTAGGGGCGACTACTGCCAATGGTACTGTTTTACCACCCGTCACACCTAATGCTGAAGGGGCTAACTTACAGCAGACCGTAGGCAATATGGCGGCTAATCAAAATAATACCATTAACCGCACAGTGCCTCCGGTCAATCAAGGCTCTGTCACACAGCCCAATACGCCTAAGCCTAATGAGGTGAAACCCACACCGGCGTTTACTGATGAAACCGCAGAAGGTAATGACTTATTGAGTATGCTAACTTCACCGTTAGCCTTACAAATTGGTGCAGGTTCTTTACTGGGTTTATTAGGGCTTGGTTTGCTTTGGCGCTTCTTGGGACGTAGAAGACAGAAAGTAGTGAATAATGATGCCATCTTCGATTTAGAAGATGATATTGCCGATCCTACTAAAGGCGAAAAACTGCATGGCGCTGATGTTTTCGCTAATTTAGAAGATGAAATTAAGCACGCTGAACAACGCCATGATGTGCCCGTGCGTGGAGCGGCGGTAGGTGTAGGTGCTGGTAGCACTAAGGTCACTGATACCACCTTGGATACCAAACATGCAGCACCTTCAGAAGAAGACGATGTGCTGATGGAGTCTAATGTTTATATTGCCTACGGACTGCATCAACAAGCCGAAAGTGAGCTGAAAAAAGCTATTGAAAAGCATCCTCAGCGCTTAGAGTATCGTCATAAATTATTAGAGAATTATTTTGCTGCGAATAACCGTGCTGCGTTTGATCAAACAGCACAAGAGTTTATGGCGCAATCCGGTGTGAATAAACAGCGTTTGTGGGACGATATTGTCGTGTGGGGGCGTAAAATCAGCCCCGATAATTCACTGTATGCCGCTAATACCTCGCAAACCGTAACGTCTGAACTAGGTGCTAATAGAGTAGCCACTACTGCCGGTGCAGCGGCGGCTAGTGTGGGTGCAGTCGCGGTGGCGAATGCAGCCTTAAAAGCGGATGATGATGATTTTGATGACTATGATTTAGATTTACCGGATCTAGACCTGCCACAAGTTTCCAGCCAGTTAAAAGCTGATTTAGGACAAACGAACCTATCCAATTCTAACTTAACAGCTAATAATGCTACTAAAACAGATGATTTAGCAGGCATTAATCTAACAAAAACTGATAAAGAAACGACTTACAGTGCGCCCACTATTAATCAAATCACTGACGAGTTAGACGATTTTGACTTTGATTTAGATTTTGATGAGCCTAAGTTACCAACTTCTACTCTTAAAACCGATGCACCTCGTCCGACCGCTAGCAGCATGCTAGATGAGCTGGATAGTCTTGATTTTGATACTGATCCTTTACCAGTGGTGGAGCCTAAAACACCTGAGAAGGGTATTGTCAATTTATTTGATGAGCTGGATTTAGCGGGTGATACCGTGGCTAATAAAGCTCAGCAAGTAGCTGGTCAAGCAGGTTCGGCACTGAATGCGACAGCGGCAGCAGCAGGACAAGGTTTAGACACATTAGGTGGTAAAGTGGGTGCGGCTGCCACGGCAGCAGTAGCAGGGGCTGGCGCTTTAGCGGCTGGAGTAATGAATGCAGCTAGCAACAGTAAGGCTGCTCAAGCGGCGGATCAAGCATTAGATGAGTTTGACGAATTAGATGATGCGGATTACTCAGCACTGGATGATTTACTCAAAGAGCATAATCTAACCCTAGCCGATTCAGCAGCCGATGCTAATAAAGCCGCTTTAGTCGCTAATACTGCCAATGTTGCTAATGTAGTAGGTAGTACTAAACCCAAGGTCACGGATTTAGAGCTGCATATTAAAGATAACGACCTCAATAAGATCTTACCGGAAAACAACTTCTATACTAAATCAGCCAATTCAGCCTCCAATGTGGCTCCAGTGCATGCCACAACAGCGACTGAAGAAGAGTGGTTGGGTGATATTGATGACGCTTTATCTTTCTTGGATTTACCCGATGAAGAAATCGATCTGCATGAAGCTCATATCAGCACTAAGCTTGATTTAGCCCGTGCCTACTTAGATATGGGGGATATTGAGGGTGCGCGTAGTACTTTAGAGGAAGTAGTGGTTGAAGGTAATGATGATCAACGGCGTGAGGCGCAACAATTGCTGCATCAAGCGGGTTGA
- a CDS encoding aspartate-semialdehyde dehydrogenase: MTKQYTIAVIGATSLVGETLIELLAERKFPISQLYALAPVAFEDDEVEFGRRTLEIQDIAGFDFTEAEIAFCVDAQLTAQYGEEAAQAGCVVIDLSGYFNGREGVPLLIPEVNPDRISEYKNHNIIVSPLGTTVQALLALKPLDDVARIQRINITSYQAVSGSGRLGIDELAGQTAQLLNAKPIDTKLYPKQIAFNVLPQINALQDNGYTVDENRFIQEMRSLLANSNLGVNPTFVRVPVFFGDALALHIETERKVTAEQAYEVLQLAAGITVMDTLEDGGYPTPVTEAANEDTVFIGRIREDYSHPCGLDLWVVADTVRRGTALNGIQIAELLVQNA, translated from the coding sequence ATGACCAAACAATATACCATAGCCGTAATCGGAGCTACCTCATTAGTGGGCGAAACACTGATTGAGTTGTTAGCTGAGCGTAAATTTCCCATTAGTCAGTTATATGCATTAGCTCCAGTGGCTTTTGAAGATGATGAGGTTGAGTTTGGTCGTCGTACTTTAGAGATTCAAGATATAGCGGGTTTTGACTTTACTGAAGCTGAGATTGCTTTTTGTGTTGATGCTCAACTAACCGCACAATATGGCGAGGAAGCGGCGCAGGCTGGTTGTGTTGTTATTGATTTAAGTGGTTATTTTAATGGCAGAGAGGGTGTGCCATTACTGATTCCAGAGGTAAATCCTGACCGTATTAGTGAGTATAAAAACCACAATATTATCGTTAGTCCGCTCGGTACTACCGTTCAGGCTTTGCTGGCTTTAAAACCGCTAGATGATGTAGCTAGAATACAAAGAATCAATATTACGTCTTATCAGGCTGTGTCAGGCTCTGGTAGGTTAGGTATTGATGAGTTGGCAGGTCAAACAGCACAATTGCTCAATGCAAAACCTATCGACACCAAACTATACCCCAAACAAATTGCTTTCAATGTATTGCCGCAAATTAATGCTCTACAAGATAATGGTTATACAGTGGATGAGAACCGTTTCATACAAGAAATGCGTAGCCTATTAGCAAATTCCAATTTGGGTGTGAATCCGACTTTTGTTAGGGTTCCGGTATTTTTTGGTGATGCACTGGCTTTGCATATAGAGACTGAGCGTAAAGTGACCGCTGAGCAGGCTTATGAAGTATTACAATTAGCGGCTGGCATTACAGTAATGGACACTCTTGAGGATGGGGGTTATCCTACGCCCGTTACTGAAGCAGCTAATGAAGATACGGTATTTATAGGGCGGATTCGTGAGGATTATTCTCACCCGTGTGGACTCGATTTATGGGTGGTTGCCGATACAGTGCGTAGAGGGACTGCTTTGAATGGTATACAAATAGCTGAGTTATTAGTACAAAATGCTTGA
- the leuB gene encoding 3-isopropylmalate dehydrogenase, whose amino-acid sequence MTNKILVLPGDGIGPEIVAEALKVLNVFKNEGSLDFELEHAHIGGAAYDAEGKPYPASTQALAKKADAILLGAVGGPQYDKLDRPLRPERGLLAIRSDLGLYANLRPAILYEELASASSLKPELVANLDIMIVRELTGDIYFGQPRGIETLANGERRGFNTMVYTESEIKRIAKTGFETAMKRNKKLCSVDKANVLEATELWREIVTEMGKDYPEVELSHMYVDNAAMQLVRAPKQFDVMVTGNIFGDILSDAAAMLTGSIGMLPSASLNESSVGMYEPIHGSAPDIAGKGIANPLATILSVAMMLRYSLNAAPLAERIEAAVKQVLAQGVRTGDIYTQGCQRVGTAQMGDAVVAALKA is encoded by the coding sequence ATGACAAATAAAATTTTAGTATTACCCGGTGATGGTATTGGTCCTGAAATTGTGGCTGAGGCATTAAAAGTACTAAATGTCTTTAAAAACGAAGGTAGCCTCGATTTTGAATTAGAGCATGCTCATATTGGTGGTGCTGCTTATGATGCGGAAGGCAAACCTTATCCAGCCTCTACTCAAGCCTTAGCTAAAAAAGCCGATGCTATCCTATTAGGAGCGGTGGGTGGTCCTCAGTATGATAAATTAGATCGTCCTTTGCGTCCTGAGCGCGGTCTATTAGCAATTCGTTCGGATTTAGGACTCTATGCCAATCTACGTCCAGCGATTTTATATGAAGAGTTAGCCAGTGCTTCGTCTTTAAAGCCTGAACTGGTGGCTAATCTCGATATTATGATTGTGCGTGAATTGACAGGGGATATTTACTTTGGTCAACCGCGTGGTATCGAGACTTTAGCCAATGGTGAACGTCGCGGTTTTAATACGATGGTGTATACCGAGTCTGAAATTAAGCGGATTGCTAAAACGGGCTTTGAAACTGCCATGAAGCGCAATAAAAAGCTATGCTCAGTGGATAAAGCCAATGTGCTAGAAGCCACTGAATTATGGCGTGAGATTGTGACTGAAATGGGTAAAGATTATCCAGAAGTGGAATTAAGCCATATGTATGTGGATAATGCCGCCATGCAATTAGTCCGCGCCCCCAAGCAGTTTGATGTCATGGTCACGGGTAATATTTTCGGTGATATTTTATCGGATGCAGCCGCTATGCTCACTGGTTCGATTGGTATGTTGCCCTCGGCTTCATTGAATGAGTCTAGTGTAGGTATGTATGAGCCTATTCACGGTTCTGCTCCTGATATTGCAGGCAAAGGTATTGCTAATCCATTAGCCACCATTTTGTCGGTTGCCATGATGTTACGTTATAGCTTAAATGCAGCACCCTTAGCAGAGCGGATTGAGGCAGCGGTGAAGCAAGTACTCGCACAAGGTGTGCGCACGGGTGATATTTATACCCAAGGTTGCCAACGTGTCGGTACTGCGCAAATGGGTGATGCGGTAGTGGCGGCTTTGAAAGCGTAA
- the leuD gene encoding 3-isopropylmalate dehydratase small subunit, whose protein sequence is MEKFTVHTGKVIPLDRANVDTDAIIPKQYLKSILRTGFGPNLFDDWRYLDVGEPGMDHTKRRINPDFVLNFPQYQGGSVLIARENFGCGSSREHAVWALENYGIRSVIAPSFADIFFNNSFKNGLLPIVLPTEVVDQLFKETAAQAGYQLIIDLAQQTVTTPSGQAFTFTIDEFRKYCLLNGLDDIGLTLQHADEIKAYEAKRKVAAPWLFN, encoded by the coding sequence ATGGAAAAATTTACCGTACATACTGGCAAAGTGATTCCACTGGATCGTGCGAATGTAGATACCGATGCGATTATTCCCAAGCAATATTTAAAATCGATTTTACGCACGGGTTTTGGTCCTAATCTATTTGATGATTGGCGCTATTTAGATGTCGGTGAGCCGGGAATGGATCACACTAAACGGCGCATTAACCCTGATTTCGTATTGAACTTTCCGCAGTATCAAGGCGGTTCAGTGCTCATTGCACGGGAAAACTTTGGTTGTGGTTCGTCGCGTGAGCATGCGGTGTGGGCATTGGAAAATTATGGTATTCGCTCAGTGATTGCGCCTAGTTTTGCCGATATTTTCTTTAATAATAGCTTCAAAAATGGGCTACTACCGATTGTATTACCCACCGAAGTCGTTGATCAATTATTCAAAGAGACGGCTGCACAAGCAGGTTATCAATTAATAATTGATTTAGCTCAGCAAACCGTGACTACACCCAGCGGTCAAGCTTTTACTTTCACTATTGATGAGTTTCGCAAGTATTGTTTACTCAATGGCTTAGATGATATTGGTCTGACCTTGCAGCATGCGGATGAAATTAAGGCTTACGAGGCAAAACGCAAAGTAGCAGCGCCTTGGTTGTTTAATTGA
- the leuC gene encoding 3-isopropylmalate dehydratase large subunit — MAGKTLYDKVFDAHVVRREADGTCLLYIDRHLVHEVTSPQAFEGLKIANRQPWRIGSMLAVPDHNIPTKDLDKGITDPVSRLQVETLDQNCRDFGVTEFNIGDPRQGIVHVMGPEQGATLPGMTVVCGDSHTSTHGAFGALAHGIGTSEVEHVMATQCLIQKKMKNMRVTVAGKVGKGVTAKDIVLAIIGKIGTAGGTGYAMEFAGEAIRDLSMEGRMTVCNMAIEGGARAGMIAVDDTTIEYVKGRPYAPKAEDWDKAVAAWRDLHSDADAVFDLEITLDAASIQPQVTWGTSPEMVVDVNGSTPDPEQEADSTKANSIRAALKYMGLKANQPMNTIPIDKVFIGSCTNSRIEDLRAAAEIAKGRKVAGNVKLAMVVPGSGLVKAQAEREGLDQIFREAGFEWRDPGCSMCLAMNADRLEPGERCASTSNRNFEGRQGQGGRTHLVSPAMAAAAAIKGHFVDVRAL; from the coding sequence GTGGCAGGCAAAACACTTTATGATAAAGTTTTTGACGCTCACGTAGTACGCCGTGAAGCTGATGGAACGTGTTTACTTTATATTGACCGTCACTTAGTCCATGAAGTGACCTCCCCGCAAGCTTTTGAAGGTCTTAAAATCGCTAATCGCCAGCCGTGGCGTATTGGTTCGATGTTAGCGGTTCCTGATCATAATATTCCCACCAAAGATTTAGATAAGGGTATTACTGATCCGGTTTCACGCTTACAGGTCGAGACTTTAGATCAAAATTGCCGTGATTTTGGTGTGACTGAGTTCAATATTGGCGATCCACGCCAAGGTATTGTGCATGTGATGGGACCAGAGCAGGGCGCTACCTTACCCGGAATGACGGTGGTATGTGGTGATTCGCATACCTCTACGCACGGTGCGTTTGGGGCATTAGCACACGGCATTGGTACATCTGAAGTGGAGCATGTCATGGCGACCCAATGCTTGATTCAGAAAAAAATGAAAAATATGCGCGTGACCGTAGCTGGCAAAGTCGGTAAAGGTGTAACCGCTAAAGACATAGTACTCGCTATTATCGGTAAAATCGGTACAGCAGGGGGTACGGGCTATGCGATGGAATTTGCCGGTGAAGCGATTCGTGACCTGTCTATGGAAGGGCGCATGACGGTTTGCAATATGGCGATTGAGGGCGGTGCTCGTGCAGGCATGATTGCGGTGGATGACACCACGATTGAGTATGTCAAAGGTCGTCCTTATGCCCCTAAAGCGGAAGATTGGGATAAGGCGGTAGCAGCATGGCGTGATTTACACTCTGATGCCGATGCAGTGTTTGATCTAGAAATCACACTAGATGCTGCAAGTATTCAACCTCAAGTCACTTGGGGAACATCACCAGAGATGGTAGTGGATGTGAATGGTAGTACGCCCGATCCAGAGCAAGAAGCCGATAGCACTAAGGCTAATAGTATTCGTGCAGCGCTTAAGTACATGGGTTTAAAAGCGAATCAGCCGATGAATACTATTCCTATAGATAAAGTATTTATTGGGTCTTGCACTAACTCCCGTATTGAGGATTTACGCGCTGCTGCTGAAATTGCCAAAGGTCGCAAAGTTGCGGGTAATGTCAAATTAGCGATGGTGGTTCCGGGGTCGGGTCTAGTAAAGGCGCAAGCAGAGCGTGAAGGTTTAGACCAAATTTTCCGTGAAGCGGGATTTGAATGGCGTGATCCGGGCTGCTCCATGTGTCTAGCGATGAATGCAGATCGTTTAGAGCCGGGTGAGCGTTGTGCCTCCACCTCTAATCGTAACTTTGAAGGACGTCAAGGACAGGGTGGACGTACTCATTTGGTCAGTCCAGCAATGGCGGCGGCAGCAGCTATTAAAGGTCACTTCGTTGATGTGAGGGCTTTATAA
- a CDS encoding LysR family transcriptional regulator: MDIQTLNAFIEVARLQSFSKAAEVLFVTQPAISKRITALETELGTLLFNRINRKVTLTEAGQVLLPKVQNLRNELTDIRRIASNLSSTVNGELVMGTSHHIGLHRLPPILKAFNQHYPEVRLDLRFVSSEEACLGVEQGDLELAVITLPSTLPEQLQAQTLWVDPLHIVVSPEHPLALAPHTDITTLASYRCVLPSPETYTYQIIAQAFAEQNQMLNTYLSTNYLETLKMLVVAGLGWSLLPETLLDQSVVVLKTALQLQRPLGIITHRKRSLSNAARHFLELMTGSS, translated from the coding sequence ATGGACATTCAAACCTTAAACGCTTTTATCGAAGTCGCCCGCCTACAATCGTTTTCTAAAGCGGCTGAAGTATTATTTGTCACACAACCTGCTATCAGTAAGCGCATTACTGCCTTAGAAACTGAATTAGGCACTTTGTTATTTAATCGTATTAATCGAAAAGTGACCTTAACTGAGGCAGGGCAAGTACTATTACCTAAGGTGCAAAATTTAAGAAATGAATTGACCGATATTCGCCGTATTGCTTCTAATCTATCTAGCACTGTGAATGGCGAATTAGTTATGGGGACGAGTCACCACATTGGTCTGCACCGTTTGCCTCCTATTTTGAAGGCTTTTAATCAACACTATCCTGAGGTGCGTTTGGATTTACGTTTTGTCAGTTCCGAAGAAGCTTGCTTAGGGGTAGAACAAGGTGATTTAGAATTAGCAGTGATTACGTTACCGAGTACCTTACCTGAACAATTACAAGCCCAAACCCTTTGGGTTGATCCTTTGCATATTGTCGTGAGTCCAGAGCATCCCCTAGCACTAGCACCCCATACCGACATTACGACTCTAGCCTCCTATCGCTGTGTGCTACCTAGCCCTGAAACCTATACTTATCAAATTATTGCCCAAGCCTTTGCTGAGCAAAACCAAATGCTTAATACCTATCTCAGCACTAACTATTTAGAAACTTTAAAAATGCTGGTAGTCGCTGGATTAGGTTGGTCACTGCTACCGGAAACCCTGCTGGATCAGAGTGTGGTGGTATTGAAGACTGCCCTACAGTTACAGCGACCGCTGGGCATTATTACGCATCGCAAGCGCTCGCTATCGAACGCAGCTAGACATTTTTTGGAGCTAATGACGGGATCTAGTTAG
- a CDS encoding trans-aconitate 2-methyltransferase, which produces MTVSIHAKPIDLSPLVKPKTIVQTIEALLPQGFYLVKTAEELARIKAFKQSYYTADRPNVHAFHDDGLDQYSYVLYGTNHHGELTSTSRLLLDDGQGFPEEALFPESVHQMRRDNKRIAELGRLLITQDKVNGLRTHYRLTHAIANVLGIDYVLIVMKQRNIPSHKKMMAVEVLSMDMGYSWDEEQAPLCLIAWNVQAAQPKFHKWVSSKQHPFTSQHWDHYSSAHLSSYLSVQKEVYQQVAQRIRGQVLDLGCGTGRIMAYVQDNPHVSRYTGVDASTAMIQQAKWLKTQLEFEPAFLINADISDIQGQYDAIFSIHSFYSWSEQDKLLKHIYTLLKPDGIFILVNPNASFNEERLAHLAKQELIGHPHYESFMEINYAIVAQAKAQGRYIALDKLIEQVKRAGFVVKTAHDQFFLGGASYLELGKNS; this is translated from the coding sequence ATGACTGTTAGTATTCACGCTAAGCCTATAGATCTCAGCCCACTGGTCAAACCAAAGACTATTGTGCAAACAATTGAAGCACTACTCCCACAAGGCTTTTATCTGGTAAAAACCGCTGAAGAGTTAGCACGAATTAAAGCTTTCAAGCAGAGTTACTACACCGCCGACCGCCCCAATGTCCACGCTTTTCATGACGATGGTTTAGATCAGTATAGTTACGTGCTTTACGGCACAAATCACCACGGCGAGCTGACTAGCACGTCACGCCTATTATTGGATGATGGGCAAGGTTTTCCAGAAGAGGCGCTTTTTCCAGAGTCGGTGCACCAGATGCGCCGTGATAATAAACGTATAGCCGAATTAGGGCGCTTGCTAATTACCCAAGATAAAGTCAATGGCTTACGCACTCATTACCGCCTTACGCACGCGATTGCCAATGTATTAGGCATTGACTATGTGCTGATTGTGATGAAACAACGCAATATTCCCTCGCATAAAAAAATGATGGCGGTTGAAGTGCTATCCATGGATATGGGCTATAGCTGGGATGAAGAACAAGCACCGCTATGCTTAATAGCTTGGAATGTGCAAGCTGCTCAGCCTAAATTTCATAAATGGGTATCTTCCAAGCAGCACCCTTTCACCTCGCAACACTGGGATCACTATAGCAGCGCACATTTAAGCTCCTATCTATCTGTACAAAAGGAGGTCTATCAGCAGGTAGCCCAACGCATCCGTGGGCAAGTGTTGGATTTAGGTTGTGGTACGGGACGTATCATGGCTTATGTACAGGATAATCCCCACGTTAGCCGTTATACTGGTGTCGATGCTAGTACTGCCATGATTCAACAAGCGAAATGGCTTAAAACACAACTAGAATTTGAACCAGCATTTTTAATAAATGCCGATATTAGCGATATACAGGGGCAGTATGACGCTATCTTTTCGATCCATAGTTTTTATAGCTGGTCAGAACAAGATAAATTATTAAAGCATATCTACACACTATTAAAACCAGACGGTATTTTCATCTTAGTTAATCCTAATGCCTCTTTTAATGAGGAACGTTTAGCGCATTTAGCTAAACAAGAGTTAATAGGACATCCACATTATGAAAGCTTTATGGAAATCAATTATGCCATTGTTGCACAGGCTAAAGCTCAAGGGCGTTATATTGCTTTAGATAAATTAATTGAGCAAGTAAAGCGTGCAGGTTTTGTAGTAAAAACGGCTCATGATCAATTTTTCCTTGGTGGGGCATCTTATTTAGAGCTAGGCAAAAATTCATAA
- a CDS encoding autoinducer binding domain-containing protein, with product MTHFPPIPQQPHPFGTEFTHLTETIQQLGFDGVLYSFYPKPMYLNAKVQPVLHYSSALAQFVAHYIINNYGNRDFVLRLALQNYKKRPLDWWEEIHAGHVTPAEQQVTEEARRQFGIYYGLSIPALNGTYAIAGISVISQNPCPIHFQRLKQAHLEKLYELANLYHVKIVNSKEELRFFLRPLLERLNDTQKKVIKHTLEGTPMKCIQQTHNITPRYAEKVWNNIRKEFGDITTNELIYILGMVDIYEYL from the coding sequence ATGACCCATTTTCCGCCCATTCCTCAACAACCTCACCCCTTCGGGACTGAGTTTACTCACTTAACTGAGACGATCCAGCAGCTAGGCTTTGATGGGGTGCTGTATTCCTTTTATCCCAAGCCCATGTATCTGAATGCGAAAGTGCAGCCCGTGTTGCATTACTCCAGCGCTTTAGCTCAATTTGTCGCACATTATATTATTAATAATTACGGTAATCGGGATTTTGTGTTGCGTTTAGCTTTACAAAACTATAAAAAGCGTCCGCTAGATTGGTGGGAGGAAATTCATGCAGGTCATGTGACACCTGCAGAGCAACAAGTGACCGAAGAAGCACGACGCCAGTTTGGTATTTATTATGGGCTGTCTATTCCCGCACTGAATGGGACTTACGCTATAGCCGGTATCTCGGTCATCAGTCAAAATCCCTGTCCTATCCATTTTCAGCGCTTAAAACAAGCACATCTGGAAAAGCTGTATGAATTAGCTAATCTGTATCATGTCAAAATCGTCAACTCTAAAGAAGAACTGCGCTTTTTTCTGCGTCCTTTATTAGAGCGTCTCAACGATACTCAGAAAAAAGTGATTAAACATACTTTAGAGGGCACACCAATGAAGTGTATCCAGCAAACGCATAATATTACGCCGCGCTATGCTGAAAAAGTATGGAATAATATTCGTAAAGAGTTCGGTGATATTACTACCAACGAACTCATTTATATTTTAGGTATGGTCGATATCTATGAATACTTATGA